The following coding sequences lie in one Amycolatopsis cihanbeyliensis genomic window:
- a CDS encoding glycoside hydrolase family 5 protein, with protein sequence MRWQTRMRTLAALAAVVILPGTIAQAAPDDTAAVAGESAVAANGKLSVCGVRLCDSGGEPVQLRGMSTHGLQWYAHCVTDGSLDALAGDWRADVLRLSMYIQEGGYETDPRGFTDLVDRFVEEATERGMYAIVDWHMLSPGDPYHNLSRARTFFTEIVGRHRDKDNVLYEIANEPSGVSWSRIRGYAEEVIPVIRAQDRDAVVLVGTRGWSSLGVSEGGDESEIIADPVRAENIMYTFHFYAASHGDHYLDTLARAARELPVFVTEFGTQTYSGDGGNDFGMAQRYLDLMAQRKISWVNWNFSDDHRSGAVFEKGTCSAGGPWTGTGPLKPAGVWVRDHIRAG encoded by the coding sequence ATGAGGTGGCAGACGCGCATGCGCACACTCGCCGCGCTGGCCGCGGTGGTCATCCTGCCCGGCACGATCGCCCAAGCCGCACCGGACGACACCGCTGCGGTCGCGGGGGAGAGTGCCGTCGCGGCCAACGGGAAGCTGTCGGTGTGCGGCGTTCGGCTGTGCGACAGCGGTGGCGAACCGGTGCAGCTGCGGGGGATGAGCACGCACGGGTTGCAGTGGTACGCCCACTGCGTGACCGACGGCTCGCTGGACGCCCTTGCCGGGGACTGGCGGGCGGACGTCCTTCGGCTGTCGATGTACATCCAGGAAGGCGGCTACGAGACGGATCCACGCGGGTTCACCGACCTGGTCGACCGGTTCGTCGAGGAGGCGACCGAGCGCGGCATGTACGCGATCGTCGACTGGCACATGCTCAGTCCCGGCGACCCGTACCACAACCTTTCCCGGGCTCGCACCTTCTTCACCGAGATCGTCGGCAGGCATCGGGACAAGGACAACGTGCTCTACGAGATCGCGAATGAGCCGAGTGGGGTGAGCTGGTCGCGTATCCGCGGCTACGCCGAGGAGGTCATCCCGGTGATCAGGGCGCAGGACCGGGACGCCGTGGTGCTGGTCGGCACCCGTGGCTGGTCCTCCCTTGGCGTGTCCGAGGGAGGCGACGAGAGCGAGATCATCGCCGACCCGGTGCGGGCGGAGAACATCATGTACACCTTCCACTTCTATGCGGCCTCACACGGCGACCACTACCTGGACACGCTCGCCAGGGCGGCCAGGGAGCTGCCGGTGTTCGTCACGGAGTTCGGTACCCAGACCTACTCCGGGGACGGCGGCAACGACTTTGGGATGGCGCAGCGATACCTCGACCTGATGGCGCAGCGGAAGATCAGCTGGGTGAACTGGAACTTCTCCGATGACCACCGTTCCGGCGCGGTCTTCGAGAAGGGCACCTGCTCGGCGGGGGGACCGTGGACCGGCACCGGCCCGTTGAAGCCGGCCGGGGTCTGGGTACGCGACCACATCCGAGCGGGGTAG
- the arc gene encoding proteasome ATPase, giving the protein MQQDLPGGRHEEADPSDPNGTGASGAADASPDEQARQIRFLQEEVALLRRKLTDSPRQNRVLEQRLAEASERVSQLTERNNKLVETLREARGQLLALREEVDRLAQPPSGYGVFIAAYEDKTVDVFTAGRKMRVAVSPAVEVESLRRGQVLRLNEALTVVEGGEFERTGEVCGLREVLLPEVEGGPSRALVVGHADEERVVWLADPLVDETLKPGDSLLVDSKAGYAYERVPKAEVEDLVLEEVPDVRYEDIGGLSRQIEQIRDAVELPFLHADLYYQYQLRPPKGVLLYGPPGCGKTLIAKAVANSLAKKVADTRGEGGGKGADAKSYFLNIKGPELLNKFVGETERHIRMIFQRAREKASEGTPVIVFFDEMDSIFRTRGSGVSSDVETTIVPQLLSEIDGVEGLENVIVIGASNREDMIDPAILRPGRLDVKIKIERPDAEGAKDIFSKYLQDGLPVHADDLAEFGGDTKATFDAMIQHTVERMYEESDDNRFLEVTYANGDKEVLYFRDFNSGAMIENIVDRAKKSAIKSVLETKQPGLRVQHLLDAIVDEFAENEDLPNTTNPDDWARISGKKGERIVYIRTLVTGKNQDSGRAIDTASNTGQYL; this is encoded by the coding sequence ATGCAACAAGACCTTCCCGGAGGTCGGCACGAGGAGGCTGACCCTTCAGATCCGAACGGTACCGGAGCGTCGGGAGCCGCGGATGCGTCTCCCGACGAGCAGGCGAGGCAAATCCGGTTCCTGCAGGAAGAGGTCGCGCTGCTGCGGCGCAAGCTGACCGACTCGCCACGGCAGAACCGCGTGCTGGAGCAGCGGCTCGCCGAGGCTTCGGAACGCGTGAGCCAGCTCACCGAACGGAACAACAAGCTGGTCGAGACCCTGCGTGAGGCGCGAGGCCAGCTGCTGGCGCTGCGGGAGGAAGTCGATCGGCTCGCGCAACCGCCGAGCGGTTACGGCGTGTTCATCGCGGCATACGAGGACAAGACTGTCGACGTGTTCACCGCGGGCAGGAAGATGCGGGTGGCCGTATCACCCGCGGTGGAGGTCGAGTCGCTACGACGAGGGCAGGTCCTCCGGCTGAACGAGGCGCTGACCGTGGTCGAGGGCGGCGAGTTCGAGCGCACGGGTGAGGTCTGCGGCCTGCGTGAGGTGTTGCTCCCGGAGGTCGAAGGCGGCCCGTCCCGTGCGCTGGTGGTCGGCCACGCGGACGAGGAACGGGTGGTCTGGCTCGCCGACCCGCTGGTGGACGAGACGCTCAAGCCGGGTGACTCCCTGCTGGTGGACTCGAAGGCGGGCTACGCATACGAGCGGGTGCCGAAGGCCGAGGTGGAGGACCTCGTGCTGGAGGAGGTGCCGGACGTCCGCTACGAGGACATCGGTGGCCTCTCCCGGCAGATCGAGCAGATCCGGGACGCCGTGGAGCTGCCGTTCCTGCACGCCGACCTGTACTACCAGTATCAGCTGCGGCCGCCCAAGGGTGTGTTGCTGTACGGCCCTCCCGGGTGCGGGAAGACGCTCATCGCCAAGGCCGTCGCCAACTCGCTGGCGAAGAAGGTCGCCGATACGCGCGGGGAAGGCGGCGGAAAGGGTGCCGACGCCAAGTCGTACTTCCTGAACATCAAGGGCCCCGAGCTGCTCAACAAGTTCGTCGGCGAGACCGAGCGGCATATTCGGATGATTTTCCAGCGGGCACGGGAGAAGGCTTCCGAAGGTACCCCGGTGATCGTGTTCTTCGACGAGATGGACTCGATTTTCCGGACCCGCGGCAGCGGGGTCTCCTCCGACGTGGAAACGACCATCGTTCCCCAGTTGCTCTCCGAGATCGACGGTGTCGAGGGGCTGGAGAACGTGATCGTGATCGGCGCATCCAACCGGGAGGACATGATCGACCCCGCGATCCTGCGTCCCGGCCGGTTGGATGTGAAGATCAAGATCGAGCGTCCGGACGCCGAAGGCGCCAAGGACATCTTCTCCAAGTACCTGCAGGACGGCCTGCCCGTGCACGCCGACGACCTCGCTGAGTTCGGCGGCGACACCAAGGCCACGTTCGACGCGATGATCCAGCACACGGTCGAGCGGATGTACGAGGAGAGCGACGACAACAGGTTCCTCGAGGTGACCTACGCCAACGGGGACAAGGAGGTGCTCTACTTCCGCGACTTCAACTCCGGCGCGATGATCGAGAACATCGTGGACAGGGCGAAGAAGTCGGCGATCAAGTCGGTGCTGGAGACGAAGCAGCCCGGGCTGCGGGTTCAGCACCTCCTGGACGCGATCGTGGACGAGTTCGCGGAGAACGAGGACCTGCCGAACACCACCAACCCCGATGACTGGGCCCGGATCTCCGGTAAGAAGGGCGAGCGGATCGTGTACATCCGCACCCTGGTCACCGGCAAGAACCAGGACTCCGGTCGGGCGATCGACACCGCGAGCAACACCGGCCAGTACCTCTGA
- a CDS encoding site-specific integrase, with translation MTAIIFRGRAGKAALPLVSACDVFEQTWSPPMPFLFQWRFGTEDRPLTRSYLRECLVATSQAAQITGADRPLEWRPHDFRRIFVTDAIRSGLPPHIAAKVCGHSTVDTTMGYAAIYPRT, from the coding sequence TTGACCGCGATCATCTTCCGGGGCCGGGCGGGCAAGGCCGCGCTGCCACTCGTGTCCGCCTGCGACGTGTTCGAGCAGACCTGGAGCCCGCCGATGCCGTTCCTGTTCCAATGGCGCTTCGGCACCGAGGACCGGCCACTCACCCGCAGCTACCTCCGAGAGTGCCTCGTCGCCACGTCGCAGGCCGCCCAGATCACCGGCGCCGACCGGCCGCTGGAGTGGCGCCCCCACGATTTCAGAAGGATCTTCGTCACCGACGCTATCCGCTCCGGATTGCCGCCGCACATTGCGGCCAAGGTCTGCGGTCATTCTACTGTGGACACAACGATGGGATACGCGGCGATCTACCCGAGGACGTGA